In a genomic window of Aggregatimonas sangjinii:
- a CDS encoding BLUF domain-containing protein encodes MYTIIYRSKAAASFGPKEINQMVETAKIHNVKNNITGCLLYHEGRFLQLIEGTEKDVKDLYERILSDPRHENITLLGDEKGFMRSFEDWNIAFDNLDLDSAQVSEKRSLFDSIFHDSGALANPGRSKLVLWEEMNKLLYGGLESSFNAEA; translated from the coding sequence ATGTACACCATAATATATAGATCAAAGGCTGCGGCTAGCTTTGGGCCAAAGGAGATTAACCAGATGGTCGAAACCGCCAAAATACATAATGTAAAAAATAATATTACCGGTTGTCTGCTATACCATGAAGGTCGGTTTCTACAATTGATCGAAGGCACGGAAAAAGATGTAAAGGACCTGTACGAACGAATTCTTTCGGACCCTAGGCATGAGAATATTACGCTATTAGGAGATGAAAAGGGTTTTATGCGGTCTTTCGAAGACTGGAACATTGCTTTTGACAACCTCGATCTTGATTCTGCTCAAGTTTCTGAGAAACGTAGCCTTTTCGATTCTATATTTCATGATAGCGGGGCCTTAGCCAATCCTGGGCGTTCTAAACTTGTGCTCTGGGAAGAAATGAACAAACTGCTTTATGGAGGTCTAGAAAGCAGCTTTAATGCGGAAGCTTAG